In Rhodanobacteraceae bacterium, a single window of DNA contains:
- the fabD gene encoding ACP S-malonyltransferase, with the protein MIRNDLAMLFPGQGSQSLGMLAALSLAHPQVRATFDEASAAIDLDLWALSQEGPEAELNRTINTQPALLAAGVAVWRAWMAAGGAEPAAMAGHSLGEYTALVCAGSLSLADGARLVRERGRLMQEAVPEGVGAMAAVLNADLDLLTEVCELASSTDEPVVPANLNAPGQIVLSGAAAALDRALTLLAERGVKRAIRLPVSVPSHSPLMRSAAERLGAYLAGVAIQPPRIPVIHNADVSSHGDADAIRAALVLQLSAPVRWIETIQKLVAGGTMRALECGPGKVLTGMAKRIAPDLQMQAIADPAVLAATLAEMQ; encoded by the coding sequence ATGATTCGCAATGATCTCGCCATGCTGTTCCCCGGCCAGGGCTCACAGTCGCTGGGCATGCTGGCCGCGCTGTCGCTGGCGCATCCGCAGGTGCGTGCCACCTTCGACGAGGCCTCGGCCGCCATTGACCTGGACCTGTGGGCGCTGAGCCAGGAAGGTCCGGAAGCTGAACTGAACCGCACCATCAACACCCAGCCGGCGCTGCTCGCCGCGGGCGTGGCGGTCTGGCGCGCCTGGATGGCGGCCGGTGGCGCTGAACCGGCGGCGATGGCTGGACACAGTCTGGGTGAATACACGGCCTTGGTCTGCGCCGGGTCGCTGTCATTGGCCGATGGTGCGCGGCTCGTGCGCGAGCGCGGACGGCTCATGCAGGAGGCCGTGCCCGAAGGTGTGGGCGCCATGGCGGCCGTGTTGAATGCCGATCTGGATCTGCTGACTGAAGTCTGCGAGTTGGCCTCCTCCACGGACGAACCGGTGGTACCGGCCAATCTGAACGCGCCGGGGCAGATCGTGCTCTCGGGCGCAGCCGCAGCGCTCGATCGCGCTCTGACCCTGCTCGCCGAGCGCGGCGTCAAGCGCGCCATCCGCCTGCCGGTCAGCGTGCCCTCGCATTCGCCACTGATGCGTAGCGCCGCCGAGCGGCTCGGCGCCTATCTGGCCGGTGTCGCCATCCAGCCCCCGCGGATCCCCGTGATCCACAATGCCGATGTCAGCAGCCACGGCGATGCAGATGCGATCCGCGCCGCCCTGGTGCTGCAGCTGTCGGCACCGGTGCGCTGGATCGAAACCATACAGAAGCTGGTGGCCGGTGGGACCATGCGCGCGCTCGAGTGCGGACCCGGCAAGGTCCTGACCGGTATGGCCAAGCGCATCGCGCCGGATTTGCAGATGCAGGCGATCGCCGATCCGGCGGTGCTGGCAGCCACCCTCGCGGAGATGCAGTGA
- a CDS encoding ketoacyl-ACP synthase III: MQALSARIIGTGSHLPAHILTNAELEKRVETSDQWIRERTGIEQRHIAAEGETTSDLAVAAAEKAMATAGVTAAELDLIIVGTTTPDVIFPSTACLVQHRIGAKDCPAFDVNAACTGFLYALSIADKFIRTGAARTALVIGAETLSRMLDWSDRGTCVLFGDGAGAVVLRADTRPGIVSTHIHADGQYKELLHNPVGVSRGFKDEPNHGVRVLMQGNEVFRVAVRTLSRIVDETLKANDLEKDAIDWLVPHQANLRIITATAKHLGMPMERVIVTVNKHGNTSSGSVPLALDHGIRNGLIKPDQLLLLEAFGGGFTWGSALIRL, translated from the coding sequence ATGCAAGCACTCTCTGCCCGGATCATCGGGACCGGCAGTCATCTGCCGGCCCACATTCTGACCAACGCCGAGTTGGAAAAACGGGTAGAGACCAGCGATCAGTGGATACGCGAGCGTACGGGTATCGAGCAGCGGCACATCGCTGCTGAAGGCGAGACCACCAGTGATCTGGCTGTAGCCGCTGCCGAGAAGGCCATGGCCACGGCTGGTGTGACCGCGGCCGAACTGGATTTGATCATTGTCGGCACCACCACGCCGGACGTGATCTTCCCGAGCACGGCCTGTCTGGTGCAGCACCGCATCGGCGCCAAGGACTGCCCGGCCTTCGACGTCAACGCCGCCTGCACCGGTTTCCTCTACGCCCTGTCGATCGCCGACAAGTTCATTCGTACCGGCGCCGCGCGTACCGCGCTGGTGATCGGTGCCGAGACCCTGTCGCGCATGCTCGACTGGAGTGACCGCGGTACCTGCGTGCTGTTTGGCGATGGCGCTGGCGCGGTCGTGCTGCGCGCCGACACCCGGCCCGGCATCGTCTCCACCCATATCCATGCCGATGGCCAGTACAAGGAATTGCTGCACAACCCGGTCGGGGTTTCGCGCGGTTTCAAGGACGAGCCCAATCACGGCGTGCGCGTGCTGATGCAGGGCAACGAAGTGTTCCGGGTGGCCGTGCGCACGCTCTCGCGCATCGTTGACGAAACTCTGAAGGCCAACGATCTGGAAAAGGATGCGATCGACTGGCTGGTGCCGCACCAGGCCAATCTGCGCATCATCACGGCCACGGCCAAGCACCTCGGCATGCCGATGGAGCGGGTCATCGTGACCGTCAACAAGCACGGCAACACTTCTTCAGGATCAGTGCCCCTGGCGCTGGATCACGGCATTCGCAACGGGCTGATCAAGCCTGACCAACTGCTGCTGCTCGAAGCCTTCGGGGGTGGATTCACCTGGGGCTCGGCGCTGATCCGTCTCTGA
- the rpmF gene encoding 50S ribosomal protein L32 gives MAVQKSRKSPSKRGMRRSHDALSAATLSTDQTTGETHLRHHITKDGYYRGRKVIDRKVAEVESSEG, from the coding sequence ATGGCCGTTCAAAAAAGTCGCAAATCACCCAGCAAGCGCGGCATGCGCCGTTCCCATGACGCCCTGAGCGCGGCGACTTTGTCGACCGATCAGACCACGGGTGAAACGCATCTGCGTCATCACATCACCAAGGATGGCTACTATCGTGGTCGCAAGGTGATTGATCGCAAGGTCGCCGAAGTCGAGTCCAGCGAAGGCTGA
- a CDS encoding DUF177 domain-containing protein codes for MLAPLPDRIDVERAVSTGRIYSGTFQLAALTRLTELLADGRGEVRYELKFGRNVIGQRMVELRAETALPLICQASLDRFELPVQIDTRIGFVKSEEDASGLPEGYEPALTDEGMVDPAALIEDELILAVPVIPRNPEAIVDLPADEPESAEATDRPNPFSALAALKRK; via the coding sequence ATGCTTGCGCCATTGCCTGATCGCATTGATGTTGAGCGGGCGGTGTCGACCGGCAGAATCTACTCCGGTACGTTCCAGCTCGCGGCTCTTACGCGCCTGACGGAATTGTTGGCGGATGGCCGCGGTGAGGTGCGCTACGAACTCAAGTTCGGACGCAACGTCATTGGCCAGAGAATGGTGGAACTGCGCGCTGAAACCGCGCTGCCGCTGATCTGCCAGGCAAGTCTGGACCGATTCGAGTTGCCGGTTCAGATCGACACCCGCATCGGTTTCGTCAAGAGCGAAGAAGATGCGTCGGGATTGCCGGAGGGTTATGAGCCGGCCTTGACCGACGAGGGCATGGTCGATCCGGCAGCGTTGATTGAAGATGAGTTGATATTGGCGGTGCCGGTGATACCCAGAAATCCGGAAGCCATTGTGGATTTACCGGCTGATGAGCCGGAGAGTGCTGAAGCTACCGACCGACCGAATCCTTTTTCGGCGCTGGCGGCACTGAAGCGCAAGTAG
- the maf gene encoding septum formation protein Maf, whose amino-acid sequence MEAVSAPELILASGSRYRRQQLERLGLHCRSQAPDIDESRLPGEAPAAMARRLAVLKAGVVAAQAPGSIVIGADQVAACDSRVLGKPGSAATQSAQLLSCSGRELHFHTALAVIEPSGAIHEHMDLTVCQLRELTAAEVERYVAAEPAYDCAGGFKVEGLGITLFERITSEDPSALIGLPLLALCRILRHLGVAKV is encoded by the coding sequence ATTGAGGCCGTGAGTGCGCCCGAACTGATTCTGGCCTCTGGGTCGCGCTATCGGCGCCAGCAACTCGAACGTCTGGGGCTGCACTGCCGCTCGCAGGCGCCAGACATCGACGAATCGCGCCTGCCCGGCGAAGCGCCAGCGGCCATGGCACGACGACTGGCGGTGCTGAAGGCGGGTGTGGTAGCCGCGCAAGCGCCGGGATCCATCGTGATCGGCGCCGATCAGGTCGCCGCCTGCGATTCCCGAGTGCTGGGAAAGCCCGGATCGGCGGCCACCCAATCCGCCCAGCTGCTGTCCTGCAGCGGCCGGGAGCTGCACTTCCACACGGCGCTTGCAGTCATCGAGCCCAGCGGCGCGATCCACGAGCATATGGATCTGACCGTCTGCCAGCTGCGCGAGCTGACGGCGGCCGAGGTCGAACGCTACGTGGCGGCCGAGCCCGCCTACGATTGTGCAGGCGGGTTCAAAGTCGAGGGTCTGGGCATCACGCTGTTCGAACGCATCACCAGCGAAGATCCCAGCGCGCTGATCGGCTTGCCATTGCTGGCGCTGTGCCGGATTCTGCGGCATCTGGGCGTCGCCAAGGTCTGA
- a CDS encoding MoxR family ATPase, with translation MADAAATLARELMAPLHAAEAQINQVLLGKAAEVRLTLVCLLAGGHLLLEDLPGVGKTTLAQALAATFDLSFGRVQFTSDLLPADLIGVSVFDPQTRRFDFHPGPIFTQMLLADEINRGTPKLQSALLEAMAEQQVTVDGASHRLPEPFIVVATQNPLEQSGTFPLPESQLDRFMFSLNVGYPDERAEKALLAARERRFLLTELKPLLSAERLLQLREAALTLHTSPAAIDYAYALIAASRSEPRVRIGLSPRAGIALLRAARSHALLASRTHVLPEDLQAVFVAVARHRLVLNPDASGDGASIARHLLAQVAIP, from the coding sequence ATGGCCGATGCCGCTGCCACACTGGCCCGAGAGCTGATGGCCCCCCTGCATGCCGCCGAAGCCCAGATCAATCAGGTACTGCTGGGCAAAGCGGCGGAAGTTCGGCTGACGCTGGTGTGCCTGCTGGCCGGCGGCCATCTGCTGCTGGAGGACTTGCCGGGCGTCGGCAAGACCACGCTGGCCCAGGCGCTGGCAGCCACCTTCGACCTCAGCTTCGGACGCGTGCAGTTCACCAGCGATCTGTTGCCCGCCGATCTGATTGGCGTATCGGTATTCGACCCACAAACCCGACGCTTCGATTTCCATCCCGGGCCGATCTTCACCCAGATGCTGCTGGCCGATGAAATCAACCGCGGCACGCCCAAGCTGCAGAGCGCCCTGCTCGAAGCCATGGCCGAGCAGCAGGTCACAGTCGACGGCGCCAGCCACCGTCTGCCCGAGCCCTTCATCGTGGTCGCCACCCAGAATCCACTCGAGCAGAGTGGCACCTTTCCGCTGCCGGAATCACAGCTCGATCGCTTCATGTTCTCGCTCAACGTCGGCTACCCCGACGAGCGTGCCGAGAAAGCCCTGTTGGCGGCGCGCGAGCGACGTTTCCTGCTGACCGAGCTGAAGCCCCTGCTCAGTGCCGAGCGCCTGCTGCAACTGCGCGAGGCGGCGCTGACACTGCACACCAGCCCGGCCGCCATCGACTACGCCTATGCCCTGATCGCTGCTTCACGCAGCGAGCCTCGGGTGCGCATCGGGCTGTCGCCGCGGGCCGGCATCGCGCTGCTGCGTGCGGCCCGGTCGCATGCCTTGCTGGCTAGTCGTACCCATGTGCTGCCGGAGGATCTGCAGGCGGTCTTTGTGGCGGTCGCCCGTCACCGTCTGGTGCTGAATCCGGATGCCAGCGGCGATGGCGCATCCATTGCGCGCCATCTGCTGGCGCAGGTGGCAATCCCCTGA
- a CDS encoding DUF58 domain-containing protein codes for MFARWRESAWAALDRRLPNLTRRHRFEALPITLSQRRVYIVPSGFGLFFAVMITAILAGALNYNNNSALLVGLLAVSLGAVSMLQTFRNLDRLSLVQVGADPTHAGEPLHLSFHLHAEDNRTRFAVSLKLGDELRHVEIAAGSTTQVEFSLSGCRRGWFSPEPLRISTVWPFGLFHAWSYLHSDVRTLIYPRAESPPAPLPRTPDAGRIGGTDPGDEDLRSLREYQLGDATRLIAWKASARTGELLVRQLEAPQSRETVLDFSRIEGLDLERRLSRLTRWVLEAERAGMRYRLILPGQSLGPDHGPAHRLRALKALALHALADT; via the coding sequence ATGTTCGCCCGCTGGCGCGAAAGCGCCTGGGCTGCGCTGGATCGCCGCCTGCCCAATCTGACCCGCCGCCACCGATTCGAAGCACTGCCGATCACGCTGAGCCAGCGTCGGGTCTACATCGTCCCCAGCGGCTTCGGGCTGTTCTTCGCGGTGATGATCACCGCCATCCTCGCCGGCGCCCTGAACTACAACAACAACAGTGCGCTGCTGGTTGGGCTGCTGGCCGTGAGTCTCGGCGCGGTGTCGATGCTGCAGACCTTTCGAAACCTGGACCGTCTCAGTCTGGTGCAGGTCGGCGCCGACCCGACGCACGCCGGTGAGCCTCTGCACCTGAGTTTTCATCTGCATGCCGAGGACAACCGCACGCGCTTTGCCGTCAGCCTGAAGCTGGGAGATGAACTGCGTCACGTCGAGATCGCTGCCGGCAGCACCACTCAGGTCGAATTCTCGCTGTCGGGCTGCCGGCGCGGCTGGTTTTCGCCGGAGCCGCTGCGGATCTCGACGGTCTGGCCTTTTGGCCTGTTCCACGCCTGGAGCTACTTGCACTCGGATGTGCGTACCCTGATCTACCCGCGTGCGGAAAGCCCACCGGCACCTTTGCCGCGCACGCCCGATGCCGGGCGCATTGGCGGCACCGACCCCGGCGACGAGGATCTGCGCTCGCTGCGCGAATACCAGTTGGGCGACGCCACCCGGTTGATCGCATGGAAAGCCAGTGCGCGTACCGGCGAACTGCTGGTTCGGCAACTGGAAGCACCGCAGTCGCGTGAGACGGTACTGGATTTCTCGCGCATCGAGGGCCTGGACCTGGAACGGCGGCTATCGCGACTGACCCGGTGGGTACTGGAGGCCGAGCGCGCCGGCATGCGCTACCGCCTGATTCTGCCTGGGCAGAGTCTGGGACCTGATCACGGCCCGGCCCACCGGTTGCGCGCCCTCAAGGCACTGGCACTGCATGCGCTCGCCGATACTTAG
- a CDS encoding DUF3488 domain-containing transglutaminase family protein, which translates to MRSPILSPRQFDWALLAFVMAISGHWLWLPIWYSGGLATLVLARWLQRRAFARAWPVWIKLPLVFAVLTLVVMHFGSPFAQQSGTAALIGLCTLKLIESERRRDGLILMVVALFLISVQFLFTQGIGITLYSLLPILLVFLALNEISAPPGTRGGLSSQLGTLGRDFLLLLLVVLPLTAFLFLSVPRLSEPLWGTRDDRSSARTGISDSMSPGDITELLGDDTPVMRVTFTNRTPPKASMYWRGPVLWRFDGTTWTRSDLSQRGDPSARVRGPQTGSPGDVRYQVMLDATDRRWLFPLDFATGFPSGSSRNYEGVVTRDRPVRDIYAYEAASALEQPVPVSTAPATQITDGLRLPENSNPRTAALAQSWREELGDDRLALAQRALQYIQSENFGYSLTPPPLVGAHRMDEFLFETREGFCEHYAAAFVVLMRSAGVPARVVTGYLGGSYNDIGDYWLIRNSDAHAWAEILIEGRGWVRVDPTAAIAPERVDQSGAAFGGQTLAGDSPWLNALRNRADALQAWWNRTVVRFDSLSQQSFFADLGIDPGDWRQLSAWMGGGLILFGLLTTVVFLLQRRREPRDPALRLYGRFLRELRSAGIDSAANEGASDLGRRAAAALPALADAIGRVVAAYEAARYAPPSPGSTASLRTAVDEFRRARRDRRS; encoded by the coding sequence ATGCGCTCGCCGATACTTAGCCCACGCCAGTTCGACTGGGCGCTGCTGGCCTTTGTCATGGCTATCAGCGGCCATTGGTTGTGGTTGCCGATCTGGTACTCTGGCGGTCTGGCCACGCTGGTGCTGGCGCGCTGGTTGCAGCGCCGCGCCTTTGCCCGGGCCTGGCCAGTGTGGATCAAGCTGCCGCTGGTATTTGCCGTGCTGACTCTGGTGGTGATGCACTTCGGCTCACCCTTTGCCCAGCAGTCGGGCACTGCGGCACTGATCGGCTTGTGCACACTCAAGCTGATCGAGTCGGAACGCCGTCGTGACGGCCTGATCCTGATGGTCGTGGCGCTGTTCCTGATCAGCGTGCAATTCCTGTTCACCCAGGGCATCGGTATCACGCTGTACTCGCTGCTGCCGATCCTGCTGGTGTTTCTGGCACTCAACGAGATCAGTGCGCCCCCGGGCACCCGCGGCGGCCTGAGCTCCCAACTCGGCACACTCGGGCGCGACTTTCTGTTGCTGCTGCTGGTAGTACTGCCGCTGACCGCGTTCCTGTTCCTGTCGGTGCCGCGACTCAGCGAGCCACTCTGGGGCACGCGCGACGACCGCAGCAGCGCGCGTACCGGAATTTCCGACAGCATGTCGCCGGGCGACATCACCGAATTGCTGGGTGACGACACGCCGGTGATGCGGGTGACGTTCACCAACCGCACACCGCCCAAGGCATCGATGTATTGGCGCGGACCCGTGCTGTGGCGATTCGACGGCACAACCTGGACACGAAGTGATTTGAGCCAACGGGGCGACCCATCAGCTCGCGTGAGGGGCCCGCAAACGGGCAGCCCTGGCGATGTGCGCTATCAGGTCATGCTCGATGCGACTGACCGGCGCTGGCTGTTTCCGCTGGACTTCGCCACCGGATTTCCCTCTGGCAGCAGCCGCAACTACGAGGGTGTGGTCACGCGCGATCGCCCCGTTCGCGACATCTATGCCTATGAAGCAGCGTCAGCGCTGGAACAACCGGTACCGGTCAGCACAGCCCCGGCGACCCAGATAACCGATGGATTGCGTCTGCCGGAAAACTCCAATCCTCGCACAGCAGCCTTGGCACAAAGCTGGCGCGAAGAGCTTGGCGACGACCGCCTGGCTCTGGCCCAGCGCGCGTTGCAGTACATCCAGTCCGAGAATTTCGGCTACTCGCTGACGCCGCCACCCTTGGTAGGCGCCCATCGCATGGATGAATTCCTGTTCGAGACCCGCGAGGGCTTCTGCGAGCACTACGCCGCCGCCTTCGTGGTGCTGATGCGCAGTGCCGGCGTGCCGGCGCGGGTGGTGACGGGCTACCTGGGCGGCAGCTACAACGATATCGGCGACTATTGGCTGATCCGCAATTCCGATGCCCATGCCTGGGCCGAAATCCTGATCGAGGGTCGGGGCTGGGTCCGGGTTGACCCGACCGCGGCCATTGCCCCCGAGCGGGTCGACCAGAGCGGCGCTGCCTTCGGCGGACAGACCCTGGCCGGAGACAGCCCCTGGCTGAACGCGCTCCGCAATCGGGCCGACGCCCTGCAGGCCTGGTGGAACCGGACGGTGGTGCGCTTCGACAGCCTCAGTCAACAGAGTTTCTTTGCCGACCTCGGCATCGATCCTGGAGACTGGCGTCAGCTGAGCGCCTGGATGGGCGGCGGCCTGATCCTGTTCGGGCTGCTGACCACCGTAGTTTTCCTGCTGCAACGGCGGCGGGAGCCCCGCGATCCGGCCTTGCGCCTCTATGGGCGTTTTCTGCGGGAGTTGCGCAGCGCTGGCATCGACTCGGCTGCCAACGAAGGGGCGTCCGACCTGGGCCGGCGGGCGGCAGCAGCCCTGCCGGCATTGGCCGACGCCATCGGCCGCGTGGTTGCCGCCTACGAAGCGGCCCGATATGCGCCGCCCAGTCCGGGAAGTACGGCCTCCTTGCGTACGGCCGTGGACGAATTCCGGCGTGCGCGCCGTGATCGGCGTTCGTGA
- a CDS encoding Slp family lipoprotein, with amino-acid sequence MIRTSLLLSSTLVLLSGCASIPEPLRGDFPTSTPAQADGNSQAVRWGGRVIDVLPESGQTCLEVLGMPLDASARPLDLDADIGRFRACKSGFLDPAVFISGREVTITGRVDGEVTRQIGDYSYRMPKVSVDALLLWPERPEIEQIRIHSDPFFGPWWGPAPVVMYPWPLARPHERR; translated from the coding sequence ATGATCAGAACTTCACTGCTGCTTTCCTCGACACTGGTGCTGCTGTCCGGCTGTGCCAGCATCCCGGAGCCCTTGCGCGGGGATTTCCCGACCTCGACACCGGCACAGGCCGATGGCAACTCACAGGCCGTGCGCTGGGGCGGACGCGTCATCGACGTACTGCCCGAATCGGGGCAAACCTGCCTGGAAGTGCTTGGGATGCCGCTGGACGCCAGCGCCAGGCCGCTGGATCTCGATGCCGACATCGGCCGCTTCCGCGCCTGCAAGAGCGGTTTCCTTGATCCTGCCGTGTTCATCAGCGGTCGTGAAGTCACCATCACCGGCCGCGTCGACGGCGAAGTGACACGCCAGATCGGCGACTACAGCTACCGCATGCCCAAGGTCAGCGTCGATGCTCTGCTGCTGTGGCCGGAACGGCCGGAGATCGAGCAGATCCGGATTCACTCCGACCCCTTCTTCGGACCCTGGTGGGGCCCGGCGCCGGTGGTGATGTATCCGTGGCCGCTCGCGCGGCCGCACGAGCGGCGGTGA
- a CDS encoding NfuA family Fe-S biogenesis protein, with translation MIDISDSARDYFSKLLAQQSVPGLGIRLLAIKPGTPAGDCRLEFCEAAEVRGDDFVVDCDGFSIYIDSASAPFLDSLSISYEQQRTGGQLTIRAPKLKGSVPGAEASLVERVQYVLDTEINPGVASHGGRVSLVEISREGEVVLRFGGGCHGCGQVDVTLKHGIEKTLRERVPEVTAVRDSTDHSSGTAPYYKRD, from the coding sequence ATGATTGATATCAGCGACAGCGCCCGCGACTACTTTTCCAAACTGCTGGCCCAGCAAAGTGTGCCTGGCCTCGGCATACGACTGCTGGCGATCAAGCCGGGCACGCCGGCCGGCGACTGCAGACTGGAGTTCTGTGAGGCTGCAGAGGTCAGAGGCGATGATTTCGTGGTCGATTGCGATGGCTTTTCGATCTACATCGACAGCGCCAGCGCACCCTTTCTCGACAGTCTCAGCATCAGCTATGAGCAGCAGCGCACCGGTGGTCAGTTGACCATCCGCGCACCCAAGCTCAAGGGCAGCGTGCCCGGTGCCGAAGCCAGTCTGGTCGAGCGCGTGCAGTATGTGCTGGATACCGAGATCAATCCGGGCGTCGCCAGTCATGGCGGCCGCGTCAGCTTGGTCGAGATCAGCCGCGAGGGCGAGGTGGTACTGCGCTTCGGCGGCGGTTGTCACGGCTGCGGTCAGGTCGATGTCACCCTCAAGCACGGTATCGAAAAGACCCTGCGCGAGCGCGTACCCGAGGTCACTGCAGTGCGCGACAGCACCGACCATTCCAGCGGCACGGCGCCGTATTACAAGCGGGATTGA
- a CDS encoding 4a-hydroxytetrahydrobiopterin dehydratase yields MTELAKMHCQARQGEADRLPKSETHRWLAELPRWELSADGHSIVRNFKFPDFLTAVAFVNVLAAMAEAENHHPDLELGYGRCSVHFNTHDVGGLSLNDFICASKTDALYAASGADRE; encoded by the coding sequence ATGACCGAACTAGCCAAGATGCACTGCCAAGCCCGTCAGGGCGAGGCTGACCGATTGCCCAAGTCAGAGACCCATCGATGGCTGGCCGAACTGCCGCGCTGGGAACTGAGCGCCGACGGTCATTCGATCGTGCGCAACTTCAAGTTCCCTGATTTCCTGACCGCGGTCGCCTTCGTCAACGTCCTAGCGGCGATGGCTGAAGCGGAGAACCACCACCCGGATCTGGAGCTCGGCTACGGCCGCTGCAGCGTGCACTTCAACACTCACGATGTCGGCGGCCTGTCGCTGAATGACTTCATCTGCGCTTCCAAGACCGACGCCCTCTACGCGGCTTCCGGGGCCGATCGCGAGTGA
- a CDS encoding triacylglycerol lipase, producing MLRSLFRIAVVLFTVGLALPALAADTYTKTRHPIVLVHGLLGFDSLLGIYDYFYGLPGELRSGGAKVYVANVSSSNYSAVRGEQLIRYLDQLRATYGHSKFNLIGHSHGGPTVRYVASVRPDLVASMTSIGAPHTGSKVADGLSTVAPPGSWLEATLAGFVNALSVFIEVLSGDNDPQNALGALASLNSAGSAAFNNQHPQGKPTSACGQGAAVVNGVRYYSMGGTSVLTNVFDASDALLGAGSLFFGWEQNDGLVGKCSSHWGVVLRDNYPWNHLDEVNQVFGLRGLFSSSPASVYRSHANRLKNAGL from the coding sequence ATGTTGCGCTCTTTGTTCCGTATTGCCGTTGTCCTTTTCACCGTGGGGCTGGCGCTGCCTGCGCTTGCCGCCGACACCTACACCAAGACCCGTCATCCGATCGTGCTGGTCCACGGCCTGCTCGGGTTCGACAGCCTGCTTGGCATCTATGACTACTTTTACGGCCTGCCTGGTGAACTTCGCTCCGGCGGCGCCAAGGTCTATGTCGCCAATGTCTCGTCCAGCAATTATTCCGCGGTCCGTGGCGAACAGCTGATCCGCTATCTCGATCAGCTCCGCGCCACGTACGGCCACAGCAAATTCAATCTGATCGGTCATAGCCATGGCGGGCCTACCGTCCGCTATGTGGCTTCGGTCCGACCGGATCTGGTGGCCTCCATGACCAGCATCGGCGCGCCGCACACCGGCAGCAAGGTTGCCGATGGCCTGTCGACGGTGGCGCCTCCCGGCTCCTGGCTTGAGGCCACCCTGGCCGGCTTCGTCAATGCGCTCAGCGTGTTCATCGAAGTGCTCTCGGGTGACAACGATCCGCAGAACGCGCTTGGCGCGCTGGCGTCTCTGAACAGCGCCGGTTCGGCTGCCTTCAACAACCAGCACCCACAGGGCAAGCCCACCAGTGCCTGTGGGCAGGGCGCCGCCGTGGTCAACGGCGTGCGCTACTACTCCATGGGCGGCACCAGCGTGCTCACCAACGTCTTCGACGCCTCCGATGCACTGCTGGGCGCCGGCAGCCTGTTCTTTGGCTGGGAGCAGAACGACGGCTTGGTGGGGAAGTGCTCCAGCCATTGGGGCGTGGTGCTGCGTGACAACTATCCCTGGAACCACCTCGACGAGGTCAATCAGGTCTTCGGCCTGCGCGGTCTGTTCTCGTCCAGCCCGGCCTCGGTGTATCGCAGCCATGCCAATCGACTGAAGAACGCCGGACTCTGA